The DNA segment CTCGACGGCTCGAACGGTGACACCGACGCGCCCGACCCGATCACCATCGACCCGGGGATGGCTTGCGACAACTGTTCGATGCGCATCGGCAACTTCGGAGGGGCAGCCGGACAGTCGTTCTACGAGGACCCGTCGGCCGTCCTCGGCCCCGACGACACGGATCGCCCGGCCCAGTTCTGTAGCTCGTACTGCACCTACACGTTCACGTTCGACAACCAGGCCGAGGCGGAGCCGGAGGTGAGCTACCTGACGGATTACTCGAGCGTCGACTGGACGGTCGACGACGGCGACGGGGCGCAGACGATGAGCAGGCACCTCGACGCCGACGCGTTCGCGTCCGCCGCCGACCTCACACTCGTTGTCGACAGCGACGTCGAGGGGGCGATGGGTGGGTCGCTCCTCGGGTTCTCGAACGCCGACGACGCGGAATCGTTCCAGGCCGAGTACGGCGGCGAACTGTACGACAACGACGAGATCACGCAGGAACTCCTCCAGTCGCTGATGGCGTAGCGATCCGCCCGCTGCTCGAATTCGTCTCCCCTGACCGGAGCGGCCGTCCGTTTCACGGCATCGACCGACGGTCATCACCGACGAACCGCCCACGCGGCGACCGCCAGCGACCCGACGAGCCAGGCGGCGAGTCCGACGAGACTGGCGAGCGGTGACGCCGCACGGGGGCCGGTCCCCGCGACCGTGTTCACGACGGTCTCGAAGACCAGCCCGCGGTAGGCGCTCAGCGGACTCAGCGCGAGCGCGTCGACGAGGGCGGACCCCGGAAGGATCCCCTCCGCGAGGCCGACGACGAGCGCGAGATCGAGCCCGACGAGCAGGACGACCAGCGCGACGATCGCGAAGGCGAGCGCGCCGCGCGTCCCGCTCGCGAGCGCCGAGACGGCGAGCGCCACCGCGAGGACGACCAGGGCGAACGCGACCGTGAGGGCGACGAATCGGGCGAACAGGATCGGCGAGTCGGCGCCGAGTTGTGTGGCGTAGATCTCCGCCGGCGCCTCTCGACGGACCGCGACGAGCCCGCCGACGAGACCGAGTGGGACGCCGATCGCGACGAGGAGGCAGACGGCGCGACCCACGTAGACGCCGACCACGTGTTCCCCCGCGCCGACGGGGTACGTCGCGAGGACGTCGAGCTCGCCCCGGCCCTCGTCGGCGACGATCGCGCGGTAGCCGAACGCGACGGCGACGATCGGGACGAGCAGTTCGAGCGGCGTGAGCAGGTCGACGGCGGTTGGGACGTACCCGGCGGACGCGCTCCCGGTGAGGCCGATCCCCAGCAGGACGGCGGCGAGCGCCCCGGCGAGAACGAGGTACCCGCGCGTTCTGCCGACCGTCCGGAGTTCACGTCCCACGAGCCGGCCGACACGGCCCAGCGAGCCCGGGGCCGACCGACCGTGGGGTGTATCGCTCTCCGGGCCAGCGATCGGCCCTCGGGTCCGATCGTCGGACGCGCTGTCAACTCGCTCGTCGGTCACGCCGACTCACCTCGCACGCTGACACGCGTGAGGTCTCCGGAGACGGCCGCCTCGTAGACGGCGTGGAGCGAGTCGACGTCGAAGCGGTCCAGCAGGGCGTTCGGCGACCCGGTCACCGCGACGCCGCCCGCGTCGAGGAGGGCGATCACGTCGGCCGTCCGCTCGACCAGTCCCATGTCGTGGGAGGTGACGACGACCGCGGTGTCGGCGTCGGCGAGCTCGCGGGCGATCTCGTAGATGTGCGCGCTCATCCCCGGGTCGAGGCCGGAGGCGGGTTCGTCGAGGACGACCACGGGCGGGTCGCCGATCGCGGCCTGGGCGATGCCGAGCAGGCGCGTCATTCCACCGGAGAGGGCCTCGACGTTGCGATCGGCCGCGTCGGCGAGGCCGACGCGTTCGAGCCGCGCGCTGACCTCCGCGCGCGACTCGCCGACGAGCGACCCGTAGAACGCGAGCGTCTCGGCAGCGGAGAAGCCGGGCCTGAACGCCGGTTGCTGGGGCAGGTAGCCGATCTCGCGCGGGACGTCGGGACCGTGATACCGGACCGCGCCCGCGGTCGGTTCGGCGAGCCCCGCGAGCGTCCGGAGCAGCGTCGTCTTGCCGGTGCCGTTCGGCCCGATCAGGGCCGTGACGGCGTTCGCCCGGATCTCGATCGAGACGTCCTCGAAGACCGATACGTCGCCGTAGGCGAACGCGAGGTCCTCGACGTCTACGAGGGTCGCTCCGGCTCGGTCCGTCCCCGTCGTCCGTGCGTCGTCTTCGTGAGTCGTCATGGGTCGGTCTGTCGTGCTCCGTCGCGTCGGTCGCGTGCCGTCGGTTCGATCACCGGTCACGGCTCGGTCACCACCGTCCCGTCGCAAGCGTACGCGTCGACCGCCCGGTCGGTCCGGGCGAGCAGGCCGGGGTTGTTCGGGCCGCACGCGGGCGAGAGGTCCGTAATACTCCCGGTCTGCATGCCGGAGACGGACCGTTCGAGTCCGGAGAGGGCGTCCACGGCGGGAGCGCGGGCGAGTGTCGCCGCGCCAGGGGTCGTGTGCAGTCGGCGGTCGACCGGGTCGGTCGGCGAGTACGCGCGTTGCGGTGGTTCGCCGTCAGCCGGGCTCGTCGCGCCCTGCCAGTAGTTGCCGACCCCGTCGTGCGACCAGATCCGGAGTGGACCGTGTCCGGCGGTCGCGTGACGGTCGTTCGCGACGAAGTCGTTGTCGATCACCCGGTTGGTCGGGAGGACGGCGCCGGCGTGGGCACCGACGCCGTTGCCGGCGAGGACGTTGCCCTCGTAGAGCGAGTTGTCGGCCAGGATCCGAAGCCCGACGTCGGCGTCGGTGACGACGTTCCGGGCGACGTAGGACGCCGTGCCGCCGACCGAGATGCCGATCTCGGCGTCTGCGATCTCGTTGCCGACGACTGCGGTCCCCGTCGGGCCGGTCATGACGTAGATAGCCGTCTCCGAGACGGTGTCGACCCGGTTGTTCGCGAGGAGCGCGTCGTTCGTGTGCATCAGGTGGAGCCCGAGGAGGCTGTCGCCGAGGTCGTTGTCCCGGAACACCAGGCCGTCCGACCGGTACAGGTAGATGGTGTCGCGCCCGCCGCGGAACGTCGAGTCCTCCACGACGCCCGGCGATCGGAGGACGATCAGGCCGGCGTAGGGATCCTCGGCGTCGGGCGCTTCGGTGACAGTGACGTTCCGCAGGACGGCCCCGGGACTCTCCCGAAGGATCACACCGTTCGCGCGCGTCTCGACGGAGACGTTCGCGATCGACACCCGGTCCGCGACGTGGGCCGTTAGTCCCGCGTCCGTCCCGCCGTAGAACGCCAGGGAGCGGTCGTCGGGGTGGTCGCCCTCGTCGCCGGGCAGCGACTCCGCGCCGAGCGAGCGGTTGCCGGTGCCCGCGAGGTGTACGTTACGGACGCCGACGTCGGGTTCGGTGATCGTCACGACGGAGCCGTTGTCGTCACCGCGGATCGTCACGTCGCCCTCGCCCGCGAGCGTGACGGGTCGATCGATCTCCACCGTCTCCGTGTAGGTCCCTGGCGGAACCAGGACGGTCGTGTTCGCCGGCGCGCGCTCTACGGCACCCTGGATCGTCCCGGCGTCCTCCCCGACGAGGACCGAGACCGGTCGATCGTCGTGGGAACTGGCGCTCGCGACGGTTTCGTTCGCCGATGCCATCTGCCGGGAGACGCGCTCGCGGACGGCCGCGGCCTCGGCGCGCTCGAACCGACGCTCCGTCACCTGATCCCAGGATTCGACCGTCCCGCCGTAGGATGCAGCGAACGCCTCCGCCTCGGCCCGCTCGCCGAAGGAGGGGATGGCCGCGCCGCCGGGTGTCCGGGCCTCGCTGTCGACGACGTACCAGGCAGACTCGGCCGGGATCCACGCCGGATCGCGCGCGACCACCGGGTAGTCGTCCGCCCCCAGTTCGACGCCGGTCCCGCCGTAGTCGGTGACGTACGTGACCAGCGGGTAGCCAAACCGCGATCGGTGGCCCGCCTGGCGCTGGGCGGCGAGCGCGGCGTCGACGCCGAAGTAACCGACGACGTACGCGTACTGCGAGTAGAAGGTCTGGACGCGCGGGAGCGACGCGTTCGGCCGGTCGAGCAGTTCGTACTGCTCTTCTAACGTGAGTCCGACGGTGACGGTGTCGTCGAAGTCTGCGGGCTCGGGGGACTCGGCGCCGGTCTCGACGGAGAAGAGCAGTCCGAT comes from the Halovivax cerinus genome and includes:
- a CDS encoding nitrous oxide reductase accessory protein NosL; translation: MRRRTPSEDDARTRRSVLAGTTVIGLSALAGCLDGSNGDTDAPDPITIDPGMACDNCSMRIGNFGGAAGQSFYEDPSAVLGPDDTDRPAQFCSSYCTYTFTFDNQAEAEPEVSYLTDYSSVDWTVDDGDGAQTMSRHLDADAFASAADLTLVVDSDVEGAMGGSLLGFSNADDAESFQAEYGGELYDNDEITQELLQSLMA
- a CDS encoding ABC transporter permease subunit — protein: MAGPESDTPHGRSAPGSLGRVGRLVGRELRTVGRTRGYLVLAGALAAVLLGIGLTGSASAGYVPTAVDLLTPLELLVPIVAVAFGYRAIVADEGRGELDVLATYPVGAGEHVVGVYVGRAVCLLVAIGVPLGLVGGLVAVRREAPAEIYATQLGADSPILFARFVALTVAFALVVLAVALAVSALASGTRGALAFAIVALVVLLVGLDLALVVGLAEGILPGSALVDALALSPLSAYRGLVFETVVNTVAGTGPRAASPLASLVGLAAWLVGSLAVAAWAVRR
- a CDS encoding ABC transporter ATP-binding protein, whose amino-acid sequence is MTTHEDDARTTGTDRAGATLVDVEDLAFAYGDVSVFEDVSIEIRANAVTALIGPNGTGKTTLLRTLAGLAEPTAGAVRYHGPDVPREIGYLPQQPAFRPGFSAAETLAFYGSLVGESRAEVSARLERVGLADAADRNVEALSGGMTRLLGIAQAAIGDPPVVVLDEPASGLDPGMSAHIYEIARELADADTAVVVTSHDMGLVERTADVIALLDAGGVAVTGSPNALLDRFDVDSLHAVYEAAVSGDLTRVSVRGESA
- a CDS encoding NosD domain-containing protein; this translates as MNERVLSVVLVAVVVLAAVGIGLLFSVETGAESPEPADFDDTVTVGLTLEEQYELLDRPNASLPRVQTFYSQYAYVVGYFGVDAALAAQRQAGHRSRFGYPLVTYVTDYGGTGVELGADDYPVVARDPAWIPAESAWYVVDSEARTPGGAAIPSFGERAEAEAFAASYGGTVESWDQVTERRFERAEAAAVRERVSRQMASANETVASASSHDDRPVSVLVGEDAGTIQGAVERAPANTTVLVPPGTYTETVEIDRPVTLAGEGDVTIRGDDNGSVVTITEPDVGVRNVHLAGTGNRSLGAESLPGDEGDHPDDRSLAFYGGTDAGLTAHVADRVSIANVSVETRANGVILRESPGAVLRNVTVTEAPDAEDPYAGLIVLRSPGVVEDSTFRGGRDTIYLYRSDGLVFRDNDLGDSLLGLHLMHTNDALLANNRVDTVSETAIYVMTGPTGTAVVGNEIADAEIGISVGGTASYVARNVVTDADVGLRILADNSLYEGNVLAGNGVGAHAGAVLPTNRVIDNDFVANDRHATAGHGPLRIWSHDGVGNYWQGATSPADGEPPQRAYSPTDPVDRRLHTTPGAATLARAPAVDALSGLERSVSGMQTGSITDLSPACGPNNPGLLARTDRAVDAYACDGTVVTEP